From Elusimicrobiota bacterium, one genomic window encodes:
- a CDS encoding SLBB domain-containing protein has protein sequence MKNVLVFFLAVLSFTFPCRAFAYNPFMSDQAQASAATGASAQFGQSLEKTMAAQPSSPAEFEETRLVLKQEPETPSAFEDFLAKSSSGTAVKQFGYSLFRNQPTAFASAKNVPVTPDYIAGPGDEIIISVWGRIEGRWAVVVDRDGNISIPKIGIISVAGLSFGELKETVNKELSKSYSDYNLNVTFGSLHSIRIYVVGNARRPGAYTISSLSTLVNALFEAGGPDKNGSMREIQLKRSGKTVTTFDLYDLLLKGDKSKDSKLLNEDVVFIPPVGPMAAVSGQVKTPAIYELKEGTCLLDLITMAGGFDNTAFRGRVAMRRIFDHKFRDFLESGLGDLEKDPATNIVLQDGDSVSVFPIIEDDSAVQVAGAVPYPGKFGILQGRTTIKDIIKLAGGLMSYSSDQAELTRVALSSAGVITERFNINLTKALTGAELDNFTLKANDHIMVKPIPDWKLYKTVTLEGEFNHPGVYTVKKGELLSSVLERAGGFTDKAYTKGVVFTRESARRQQQQNLEEIAARLEKELFVESSVKMQTALSAEDVQGKQAEMEAKRKFIDSLKGLRARGRVQIKIATIKSLKNSDYDIELEDGDMITLPSRSGVVSAAGAVMSQGSFVYSGGNYTDYIDMAGGYADYANSGKTFILKADGSARKAKHFFFFKSRVEPGDTIVVPEKFDRIAWLREIRDFSQILMNVALTAGIVIKVF, from the coding sequence ATGAAAAATGTCCTGGTTTTCTTTTTAGCCGTTTTAAGCTTTACCTTTCCTTGCCGGGCTTTTGCCTATAACCCCTTTATGTCCGACCAGGCTCAGGCGTCCGCCGCAACCGGGGCGTCTGCGCAATTTGGACAGTCGCTCGAAAAAACCATGGCCGCGCAGCCGTCCTCTCCGGCTGAGTTTGAAGAAACGCGGCTCGTCTTAAAACAGGAACCTGAAACCCCGTCAGCTTTTGAGGATTTTCTGGCCAAGTCATCTTCCGGAACTGCCGTAAAGCAATTTGGCTACTCGCTTTTCCGCAATCAGCCCACAGCTTTCGCCTCCGCCAAAAATGTGCCGGTAACGCCGGATTATATCGCGGGTCCCGGCGACGAAATAATAATTTCAGTCTGGGGCCGGATAGAAGGCCGCTGGGCTGTGGTAGTGGACAGGGACGGCAATATCTCTATCCCCAAAATCGGAATTATTTCCGTGGCCGGGCTTTCATTCGGAGAGCTTAAGGAGACGGTCAACAAGGAACTTTCCAAAAGCTACAGCGACTATAATCTCAATGTAACTTTCGGCTCGCTGCATTCCATAAGAATTTATGTGGTGGGCAACGCAAGGCGCCCGGGAGCCTATACCATTTCCTCGCTTTCAACGCTTGTAAACGCGCTTTTTGAAGCCGGCGGCCCGGATAAAAACGGCTCCATGCGCGAGATACAACTTAAACGCAGCGGCAAGACCGTAACCACGTTTGACCTCTACGACCTGCTGTTGAAAGGAGACAAGTCAAAGGACTCAAAACTCCTAAACGAGGATGTGGTTTTTATCCCGCCGGTAGGACCAATGGCCGCCGTTTCCGGCCAGGTCAAAACCCCGGCCATTTACGAACTTAAAGAGGGCACATGTCTGCTGGACCTTATAACCATGGCCGGAGGCTTTGACAATACCGCTTTTCGGGGCAGGGTGGCCATGCGGCGCATTTTCGACCATAAATTCCGCGATTTCCTTGAAAGCGGCTTGGGTGATTTGGAAAAAGACCCCGCAACCAACATAGTTCTGCAGGACGGTGACTCGGTAAGTGTTTTCCCCATAATTGAAGACGACAGCGCCGTGCAGGTGGCCGGGGCCGTGCCCTATCCCGGTAAATTCGGAATCCTCCAGGGGCGCACCACTATCAAAGACATTATAAAACTCGCCGGCGGCCTTATGTCTTATTCATCCGACCAGGCGGAGTTAACCCGCGTAGCCCTCTCAAGCGCCGGAGTAATTACCGAGCGCTTCAATATAAACCTTACCAAAGCGCTTACCGGCGCGGAGCTGGATAATTTCACACTTAAAGCCAACGATCACATAATGGTAAAACCCATTCCCGACTGGAAACTTTATAAAACCGTTACACTTGAAGGGGAATTTAACCACCCCGGCGTTTACACCGTAAAAAAAGGAGAGCTTCTTTCCTCCGTGCTTGAGCGCGCCGGCGGATTCACCGATAAAGCTTATACCAAAGGCGTGGTTTTTACGCGCGAAAGCGCCCGGCGCCAGCAGCAGCAGAACCTTGAAGAAATAGCCGCCCGGCTTGAGAAAGAGCTGTTTGTTGAGTCCTCCGTCAAAATGCAAACCGCTCTTTCCGCCGAAGATGTGCAGGGTAAACAGGCCGAAATGGAGGCCAAGAGAAAATTCATAGACTCCCTTAAAGGGCTTAGAGCCAGGGGCCGGGTGCAGATAAAAATTGCAACTATAAAGAGCCTTAAAAACTCAGACTACGACATAGAGCTTGAAGACGGCGATATGATAACCCTGCCGTCAAGATCCGGAGTGGTAAGCGCGGCCGGCGCCGTAATGTCGCAGGGCAGTTTTGTATACTCAGGCGGCAATTACACCGACTATATTGACATGGCCGGCGGCTACGCCGATTATGCCAACTCCGGCAAAACCTTCATCCTGAAGGCAGACGGTTCCGCCCGCAAGGCTAAACATTTCTTTTTCTTCAAGTCCCGTGTAGAACCCGGCGACACCATTGTAGTGCCCGAGAAATTCGACCGCATAGCCTGGCTGAGGGAAATCCGCGACTTCTCACAGATACTGATGAATGTCGCCCTAACCGCCGGAATAGTGATAAAGGTGTTCTAA
- the nifS gene encoding cysteine desulfurase NifS, producing MDNEKVIYFDNNATSRTAPEVEREMQPFFGEFYGNPSSMHFFGGGVQKYLDQARERVAALLGAMPEEIIFTSCGTESDSTALWSAVRAFPDKKHIIITKVEHPAVMNVAKFLESQGWRVTYLPVDEHGRLNLEDLKIALTPDTALVSIMWANNETGVVFPVEEAARITHAKGVLFHTDAVQAAGKLPINLKDAKIDMLSISGHKLHAPKGIGAFYLKKGSRFMPFMMGGHQEHGRRAGTENVPYIVGLGKAAELAASNLKKENTYVKGLRDRLEQGLSKAIKNTKINGIGAERLPNTVNISFEYVEGESILIMLSEKGICASSGSACTSGSLEPSHVIRSMSVPQTFAQGSIRFSLSVYNTEEEVDFVLKEMPAIIERLRAISPFADDKPLFGMDACQMHNH from the coding sequence ATGGACAATGAAAAAGTGATTTATTTTGATAACAACGCCACCAGCCGCACTGCGCCGGAAGTAGAGCGGGAAATGCAGCCATTCTTCGGCGAGTTTTACGGCAACCCCTCAAGCATGCATTTTTTTGGCGGCGGGGTGCAGAAGTATCTCGACCAGGCACGCGAGCGTGTGGCCGCCCTTCTTGGTGCAATGCCTGAGGAAATAATATTTACCAGCTGCGGTACCGAGTCCGATTCCACAGCGCTTTGGTCCGCAGTTCGCGCCTTCCCGGATAAAAAACACATCATCATCACAAAAGTTGAACACCCGGCGGTGATGAATGTGGCAAAATTCCTTGAGAGCCAGGGTTGGCGCGTCACCTATCTGCCTGTGGACGAACACGGCAGGCTGAATTTAGAGGATTTAAAAATTGCGCTTACCCCCGACACCGCTTTGGTTTCCATAATGTGGGCAAATAACGAAACCGGTGTGGTTTTTCCGGTGGAAGAAGCGGCCCGCATAACTCACGCCAAAGGTGTTTTATTCCACACCGACGCCGTTCAGGCGGCCGGCAAACTGCCCATAAACCTCAAAGACGCCAAAATAGACATGCTTTCCATTTCGGGGCACAAATTGCACGCGCCAAAGGGGATAGGCGCGTTTTACCTCAAAAAAGGCTCGCGCTTCATGCCGTTCATGATGGGGGGCCATCAGGAGCACGGGCGCCGGGCAGGCACCGAAAATGTGCCCTACATAGTGGGCCTCGGCAAAGCGGCGGAACTGGCCGCCTCAAACCTTAAGAAAGAAAATACTTATGTTAAGGGCCTGCGCGACCGTCTTGAGCAGGGCCTCTCAAAAGCCATAAAAAACACCAAAATCAACGGCATCGGGGCCGAGCGCCTGCCCAATACGGTAAACATCAGCTTTGAATATGTGGAAGGCGAATCAATTTTAATAATGCTGAGCGAAAAGGGCATTTGCGCCTCGTCCGGCTCGGCCTGCACCTCCGGTTCGCTTGAGCCGTCGCATGTGATAAGGTCCATGAGTGTGCCGCAAACTTTCGCCCAAGGCTCAATAAGGTTCTCGCTCAGCGTTTACAATACCGAAGAAGAAGTGGATTTCGTGCTGAAAGAAATGCCGGCGATAATAGAACGCCTGCGCGCCATTTCGCCGTTCGCCGACGACAAGCCGCTGTTCGGAATGGACGCCTGCCAGATGCATAACCACTAG